The stretch of DNA TGAATCGAGGCCCGCATGCTGACCGATGCGGCCTGCAGAAAATCCAAACCCGACCCGAATGGCAAGGAACGCAAGCTCCCCGATTCCCTCGGGCTGCTGCTGGCGATATCGCCCAAGGGCTACAAAGTCTGGCGCTTCAAGTACCGGTTCGCCGGGAAGGAGAAGAAGCTAGTCATCGGTCCGTATCCCGAGGTCAGCTTGATCGATGCGCGTGCAGAACGCGACAAAGCCCGAGCGTTGCTGCGCGACGGGATCGATCCGGTCGTAGAGAAGAAGCAGCGCAAGGCGGTCTCGCTTGCGGAAACCGCGAACACCTTCGAGGATCTCGCGCGCGCCTGGCACGCCACAACATCGAAGACTTTGACCCCGCGCTATGCAAAGCAGGTGCTGTCCAGGCTGAAGGACAATGTCTTTGCGGATCTGGGCTCGTTGCCGGTTCGGAAGATCACGGCGCCCATGGTGCTGCAGGTCATCCGCAAGATCGAGAGCCGTGGTGCCATCGAAATGGCGCACCGAGTGCGTGGCCATATGTCCGACGTGTTCGTCTGGGGCATATCCTCGGGGCTTGCGGACAGCGATCCGGCTGGCATCGTGCGCAAAGCGCTGGCGCCAACCGACGGCAGGAAGCGGCCAGCGCTGCTGCACCTGCCGGACGCGCGCGAGCTGCTGCTCAAGACTGGCGCCATGGAGGATCTTTACTGGGGCACGCGCCTCGCCTCGAGGCTCCTAGCACTGACGGCAGCCCGGCCGGGCATTGTCCGGCTGGCCGAGAGGAAAGAGTTCGAGGATCTCGGTGGGGCCGAACCGGTCTGGCGCGTGCCAGCCGAGAAAATGAAGCTTACCCGCGAGCACAAGCGGGATTCCACCTTCGAATTTCTGATTCCGTTGTCACCGGAGGCGGTCGAGACCGTCGAGACGGCCATGCAGTTGAGCGAGAGCTCGAAATGGCTGTTCCCCGGAGTGGGCAAGAAGGGCGTGCCGATCAGCGACAGCACCGTATCGAAGCACTACCGGGACGCTGGATACAGGGGCCTGCATGTCCCGCACGGCTGGCGCTCGACCTTCTCGACGATCATGAACAGGATCGCCGCGACCGCTGGGCGCCCCGGCGATCGAGAAGTCATCGACCTGATGCTGGCTCATGTCCCAGAAGGCGTCGAGCCCATCTACAATCGTTATCTCTATATGCCGCAGCGGCGAGAGATCGCGTGCGCCTGGGCGACGATGCTGATGGAAGGTCTGCCGCCAGCCGCGCGGCTCATGTCTTCCCTGCTCACACCTCCGCCGGGGGCCAGCCGGGCCTGGCGCACCGGCTTGGCCGGATGGGGACGACAAAAGATCGAACGCCGGAAAGTGCGCACCTAGCAGCCCAGGGAGCCCGCGCATGAGCGGGGGCGCAATCGGTAGCCTGACGACAGGCATCGCCGCTGGCCTGATGGACCAGGCTGTCCGCAAGGAACGTGTGCGCGGGGACAGCCCGCGCACTGGCGAGAAGGTGTGGCGCAACAGCTACACCGAAGGCCAGCTCGAGGACCGCCTGTGGCGTCCGGTCGGCTTTGGCAAGGACAAGGGCAAGAAGCGCGGCGCCCGCCGTATGATGGGCGCGGTCCTCAAGGCGGCCGAGAAACTCGAGCTGCGCACCCTGCGCGAGCGCCAGGCCAAGAAGCCCGGCGTGCGCAATGGCGTGCTCGGCGATATCGGCCTTCGCGTGCTCAAGGCCCTCTATGAGATCGTCGAGTTCAGGACCGGCCGACTGGAGCCCTCGATCCAGTATCTCGCCGACAGGATCGGCAAGAGCTATGCCGCCGTGCATAACGCCCTGGATCGCCTCCGCCAGCGCGGTTTCGTCAGTTGGGTCAGGCGTAGCAGGCCAACCGACAAGGAAGGCCAGTTTGCTCCGCAGGTAGAGCAGATCACCAACGCCTATGTGCTGTGCATCCCGGCCGAGATGATCGAGCACTTCCAAGCGCTCCTGGGCGACGCCCCTACCCCTGATTGCGAGCGCTGGCGCCGCGAGCAGGCCGACAAGGATCTCGAGGCCCTCATCGCCACGGTCACGGCAAGCCAGTTCCATCACGACTTCTGGTCGGGGGACAAGCTCACCGGCCAGAGCTTCGCTTCGATTGCAGCGCTCCTCGACAGGCAGGAACGCGAATCTTCGACATGCGGAGAAACCGTGGGATCATTCTGATCCATAAAGGGAATGGGAGGAGCGGTGCTCCTCCATGCGTGGTTTGACGATAAAGCGCCCCCTGATGGGGCAAGAACCGCCCCAGGCGAAGCGACGGCGGCACCGTTGCTCGGAGCCGCTTGCGCGGCTCCGGGGCTTCCCAAGGGGAAGGGCGCAAGGCCTGTGCCATTCCGCGCGCGCCGGGCGTGAGGCCTGGAATGCGCCCCTGCAACGAGCAGGTGGACTAGCTGAGGCTCTGTTGCAGCGAACTAGGCCAGCCGCTCGACGCTAGGGCAGGTTTACGCAACGCTCCCCCGGTTTACGCAACGCCCGCCTCAGGTTTACGCAACAAAGGGAGCGTTTATGTATCAGGCCTCGAGCAAAGCGGCCCAGCGATCAAACAACGCGCGCCGGCGCTCCAGCATCTCGTCGCGGTTATAGGCGGCCTCCACCTTATCCTTCGGCGAGTGCGCCAGGGCGCGGTCGATCGAGGCCCGCTCAGCCGGCACAGCTTTGTTGAGGATGGTGCTGAAGCTTGCGCGCCAGCCGTGCGGCACATGCCGGCCGCCATAACCCGCATCGATATAGAGCTGGCGGATGGCCCCCTCCCCGATCGGCGCCGCGCCGGTCGAGAACACCAGCCGATCGGCGGGCGCCGGCGAATGGGTATCATACCCGTTCTCGCGCGCGGCCTGGCGCAACAGCTGCACCGCCGGCGCGCTGAGCGGCACGAGATGATCGAACCGCTCGTCGTCCTTCTTAACCAGGGCGAGTTTCATCCGCGCCGCCGGCACCCGCCAAACGGGCGCCGGGCCATCGAGATCCTCGAGCTCGCCCCAGCGCATGCCCCTCACCGCATCGAGGCGCACCGCCGTCAGCGCGAGGAAGCGGGAGGCCAGCCGCACGATCGGCCGCGCGCCGACGCGATCGCAGTCAGCCAGCAGCTGCTTGCACTCGTCGGCCGACAGCAAAGCGGCGTGCTGGCGCGCCGGCCGCGCTGGCATCAGCATGCGCGATAGGATCGCCGCCGGGTCGTCGGTGCAATGCCGTTTCACGATGCCGAAGCGGAAGATCGAGGAGAGCCGCTGCCGGAGCCGCTTCGCGGTCGTCAGGCAGCCCCTGCCCTCAACATCATTAAGCACCTCGAGGATAGCCGGCGCATCGATCTCACCGATCGGCAGCTCGCCCAGCGCCGGGAAGGCATCGCGCTCGAGGCTGGCCAGCACATCGGCTGCATGCACGGTCGACCAGCGCGGCGCCTGGTGCGCGTGCCAGGCACGCGCCAGCTGGACAAAGGTCTCGATCTGCTCGAGGTGGGCGCGCGGGGCGCCAGGTGCAACGCCTGCCTGCAGGCGTTCCCGCGCGGTATCGCGTGCCGCACGCGCCTCGGGCAGCGACATAGCCGGGAATTGCCCAAGCGTGATCAGCTTTTCCTTGCCCGCGCGGCGGTACTTCCAGCGCCAGGAGCGCAGGCCACTCGCCGCGATAAACAGGAACAGCCCGCGCTGGTCGAAAAGCTTATAGGCGCGCGCCTGCGGCTGCGCGGCCTTAACGGCGGCAGGTGTCAGCATATTATGGTCTCACGAAAGTGGGCGTCATCCGCCCGAGGGGGAATTATATGGCCGATTTGACCAGTATCTTGGGTCCGTACGCGTATCCGGCGCCATGGAAGGTCCTGTGGGCAGATCGCTCTAGTCGCTGGCTGCCCGGCCTTGCCGCCGTGCTAGCGATCGGCGCCGGTGTTGCTTCCCTGCCAGGTCAGGCGCCATCGCTTGCCGCGTGGTTTGGGGTGGCGGGAGGCGTCTTAGGCGCTGCAGCCACCTGGGCAACGAACTATTCCAGTCGGGTTCGTGATGCCGAACTTCGTCGAGTCCAAGCTCTAACGGACATGAATCGAGAGCTTGCGGACCGCATCAACACCCGCATAACGCCAAGTTTCTGACGGATCGCGGCGGAAGTCCTCCGGTTGGGGGCACGATCGGGAATGTGATTCCCCGCCGGTACCCAACCTTTTGCAATTAGGGGGCGGAACTAATCCAGTGGTTCATCATTCGCTTTATAGCCGCTAATGTTGCGCTACCATTCATGTCCTAGCCCCTGACGGAGAATTAGGAGGAGCGGAGTGGTTCACGTGCGGAACCTATAAGCTTTACGAGGACGCGTTGGCAGAGCACGCGTTTTCGTTTTGTGTATCCGGCGTTGGGCGCCGATCTCTCGCCCTCGCCGGATACATAATTCCCTTCCAGCACTGATGATTGATGAGGCCGCTCAAACGGTTGCTAGAGGCATGTCAACGGCATCTTCAGCCCGAACAATGTTGCCGAAACAGCACACTACGGGTTTGATCGCAGCCGC from Novosphingobium sp. encodes:
- a CDS encoding integrase arm-type DNA-binding domain-containing protein, producing MLTDAACRKSKPDPNGKERKLPDSLGLLLAISPKGYKVWRFKYRFAGKEKKLVIGPYPEVSLIDARAERDKARALLRDGIDPVVEKKQRKAVSLAETANTFEDLARAWHATTSKTLTPRYAKQVLSRLKDNVFADLGSLPVRKITAPMVLQVIRKIESRGAIEMAHRVRGHMSDVFVWGISSGLADSDPAGIVRKALAPTDGRKRPALLHLPDARELLLKTGAMEDLYWGTRLASRLLALTAARPGIVRLAERKEFEDLGGAEPVWRVPAEKMKLTREHKRDSTFEFLIPLSPEAVETVETAMQLSESSKWLFPGVGKKGVPISDSTVSKHYRDAGYRGLHVPHGWRSTFSTIMNRIAATAGRPGDREVIDLMLAHVPEGVEPIYNRYLYMPQRREIACAWATMLMEGLPPAARLMSSLLTPPPGASRAWRTGLAGWGRQKIERRKVRT
- a CDS encoding integrase arm-type DNA-binding domain-containing protein — its product is MLTPAAVKAAQPQARAYKLFDQRGLFLFIAASGLRSWRWKYRRAGKEKLITLGQFPAMSLPEARAARDTARERLQAGVAPGAPRAHLEQIETFVQLARAWHAHQAPRWSTVHAADVLASLERDAFPALGELPIGEIDAPAILEVLNDVEGRGCLTTAKRLRQRLSSIFRFGIVKRHCTDDPAAILSRMLMPARPARQHAALLSADECKQLLADCDRVGARPIVRLASRFLALTAVRLDAVRGMRWGELEDLDGPAPVWRVPAARMKLALVKKDDERFDHLVPLSAPAVQLLRQAARENGYDTHSPAPADRLVFSTGAAPIGEGAIRQLYIDAGYGGRHVPHGWRASFSTILNKAVPAERASIDRALAHSPKDKVEAAYNRDEMLERRRALFDRWAALLEA